One candidate division WOR-3 bacterium genomic window, AGTTTGTCTCATCGCCTGCCTTCGGTCAGGCGGTTCGGGGTAGTGAATTTCGTCCTGCTCTAATCGTCGGCGGCACCGATGAGCGGCTTTACGCCTACGACCCCTATCAGGCAGAAACGCTGTTTGTCTCGGCAGAAGGTGTCGGCACCTGGGAAGAATTTCTCTCGTCACCGGCAATCGGTCCTGACGGCACAATCTACATTGGAAATGAAAATGGCCGCTTTTACGCCTTTAACACCAGCGGCAACATCAAGTGGGGATTCCCGGACACATTGACCCAGAACGCCTTCTCCGGTTCCGCCGCGGTTGATGGCAACATAATCTACATCGCCGGGGAAGATAAAACCCTGCGCAAACTTCAGGACAACGGCACATCCTGGACCGAAATCTGGAACTCCCCCTTGCCAACCGACGCTAACTCTTCGCCGGTTATCCTGCCCGATGGCCGCGTGGTAGTGGTTGATGACTCCGGGTATGTGACTTGTGTTTCCGCAAACGGTAGCTTGTCCTGGCAGACCCTGCTTGACGCCGGCGTCACATCCTCGCCGGCCGTTGACCAAAACGGCAACATCTACATCGGCACCGACCAGGGCGACCTGATTTCCCTCACATCAGATGGTAACCGGCGCTGGACCTACCATGTTTCCGGTGAGTTCAACGACATCAACTCCTCACCAGTTATCGATAACGACGGTAACATCTATTTCGGCTGCGAGAATGGCCGGGTGTATAAACTCAATCCGGCCGGTTCCTTTGAATGGGATTGTGAGGTCTGGCCCAATGCGTCGTTGAGCAGTACTCCGCTACTCACCGCCGATGGCGTCCTCTACATTGCGGGCGCCGCCGACACTACAACCGAGAAAATCGCCGCCATCAACATCAACAACGGCACTAAACTGTGGGAAACAACTTTGACATTATCTACTGACCATAAAGGCTCTGGTTCAAAACCCCGGCGTTTGTTCATCGACCTGTTCCCATCGCCGGTGCTCGACCAGTACGGTATCATCTACATCGCTACCACCCGTGGCATATTTGCGGTTGCCGGGCGGCCTAACGGTTATCTAATGCCCAGCGCCTGGCCGATGTTCCGCCATGACATCCGTCACACCGGCAAATTCGGCGCCTTCCGACGCTAAAACCAAGCCTTGAAACATTGGGGGATGGTTTAACCATCCCCCTTTATTTTTAGATGTTGAACAGATAACGGAGTTTGACCACCTGAATTAGTTTCAAGCCACCCGCCGCATCCCGGCTCCAGTTTACCGCAAAGTAAAAATGGGAGCGGGGCCGAAACTGCCAGGTGT contains:
- a CDS encoding PQQ-binding-like beta-propeller repeat protein yields the protein MGKKSVLAVVLMAVIVIGVGCRNKPPQIPVKPIGTALVNLGDTAQYRSVTTDPNRDRILYIWDWGDGKFDTSALLPSGDTIVARHLWEAIGTYPVRVRAKDDKGNFSAEWSDTLLVQVILGENLPPVIGAPIGPDSGWVGEWQIFKAVATDPNGDSVRIKFLWDEGQTSLLSPLVASGDTVTDSVKYFYRGIKNIRCVAWDKTGLISDTSPVKVFTALQTNTAPPAPTLRGPNRGIASGPYYRFYARTIDPQGDRVRYKFIWGDGRESEWTPFQTSGGIGMDSVRFTQTGTYRIRAIAQDSLGLVSETSAVKSFTVVGEGELLWGLPAEEFVSSPAFGQAVRGSEFRPALIVGGTDERLYAYDPYQAETLFVSAEGVGTWEEFLSSPAIGPDGTIYIGNENGRFYAFNTSGNIKWGFPDTLTQNAFSGSAAVDGNIIYIAGEDKTLRKLQDNGTSWTEIWNSPLPTDANSSPVILPDGRVVVVDDSGYVTCVSANGSLSWQTLLDAGVTSSPAVDQNGNIYIGTDQGDLISLTSDGNRRWTYHVSGEFNDINSSPVIDNDGNIYFGCENGRVYKLNPAGSFEWDCEVWPNASLSSTPLLTADGVLYIAGAADTTTEKIAAININNGTKLWETTLTLSTDHKGSGSKPRRLFIDLFPSPVLDQYGIIYIATTRGIFAVAGRPNGYLMPSAWPMFRHDIRHTGKFGAFRR